The Caulifigura coniformis genome includes a region encoding these proteins:
- a CDS encoding DegT/DnrJ/EryC1/StrS family aminotransferase — MTRSSDDRCLPVPQAQALSFPGWPEFDEQQRAAVNDVLMSGRVNYWTGDEVRAFESEYAASLEVPHAIAVSNGTVALEVALRALRIRSGHEVIVPSRTFLATASSVALLGATPVFADVDKASGNVTASTIEPLITPRTRAIIVVHVAGWPCEMDAIADLARRRRLPLIEDCAQAHGALYRGRPVGTLGDIGCFSFCQDKILTTGGEGGLIVTARDDIWKHAWSLKDHGKSWDAVHNRKHSTLFKWLHEIVGTNGRLTEMQAAIGRIQLRRLPEWVAARRRNAEILDRRLADLPGLRLVEIPEHLHHSYYKYYAFIEPTELPADCTRDHIAAAIQKRGVPCGPGSCGEIYRELAMKPFMPKHRRLVAQRLGETSLMFQVHPTLDVMHMELMAAHIRDVFEQLTTQSAPCAA; from the coding sequence GTGACGCGCTCATCGGACGATCGCTGTCTCCCCGTGCCCCAGGCGCAGGCCCTGTCGTTTCCCGGCTGGCCTGAGTTTGATGAGCAGCAACGGGCCGCTGTGAACGACGTGCTGATGAGCGGCCGCGTCAACTACTGGACTGGTGACGAGGTCCGCGCGTTCGAATCCGAATACGCCGCTTCACTCGAAGTCCCCCACGCAATTGCCGTCAGCAACGGAACGGTCGCGCTCGAAGTCGCCTTGCGAGCCCTCAGGATTCGCAGCGGCCACGAAGTCATCGTCCCCAGCAGAACGTTCCTCGCAACGGCCAGCAGCGTCGCCCTCCTCGGAGCGACCCCCGTCTTCGCCGATGTCGACAAGGCCAGCGGAAACGTCACGGCGTCGACCATCGAGCCGCTGATCACTCCCAGGACCCGCGCAATCATCGTGGTCCATGTCGCCGGCTGGCCGTGCGAGATGGATGCCATTGCCGACCTCGCGCGGCGTCGCCGGCTCCCGCTCATTGAAGACTGCGCCCAGGCCCATGGGGCGCTCTACCGCGGCCGGCCCGTCGGAACTCTCGGCGACATCGGCTGCTTTTCGTTCTGCCAGGACAAAATCCTGACGACCGGCGGTGAAGGAGGCCTGATCGTCACCGCGCGTGACGACATCTGGAAACACGCCTGGAGCCTCAAGGACCACGGCAAGAGCTGGGACGCGGTTCACAATCGCAAGCATTCAACGCTCTTCAAATGGCTCCACGAGATCGTCGGCACGAACGGCCGCCTCACGGAGATGCAGGCAGCCATCGGACGGATTCAGCTTCGCCGTCTGCCCGAATGGGTCGCCGCGCGCCGCAGGAACGCCGAGATCCTTGATCGACGCCTCGCCGACCTTCCCGGGCTGCGGCTCGTCGAGATCCCCGAGCATCTGCACCACAGCTACTACAAGTACTACGCCTTCATCGAGCCGACGGAACTCCCCGCGGATTGCACGCGCGATCACATTGCAGCGGCCATCCAGAAGCGCGGCGTCCCCTGTGGACCAGGCAGCTGCGGAGAGATCTATCGTGAGCTGGCGATGAAACCCTTCATGCCGAAGCATCGCCGCCTTGTCGCCCAGAGACTCGGCGAAACCAGCCTCATGTTTCAGGTCCATCCCACGCTGGACGTGATGCACATGGAGTTGATGGCGGCCCACATCCGCGATGTCTTCGAACAACTGACCACTCAGTCCGCGCCGTGCGCGGCTTAA
- a CDS encoding polysaccharide biosynthesis protein, with translation MPNRLAIILPVYLLLYSLSYALAFAVRFDFDVPREFVTVAWTTLPFVLAIKFGFCLLFREWKGTYRYVTVTDLAALGAVALCSALGILLIDGLILSGVQIPRAVVCADLALSLLAVGVLRTSYRAYIELVRPRVIKRKKQRALIYGVQPASLAILRMLQATQPIENKYRMKGFIDPGLETQKSWIGGLPVFPAATDWKQLRRETKARHLLIPGGTPGRIVRDLLHQCAQNGIRAHVIPMVDDMIHGRFTLGVRDVTVNDLLRREPNQLDLGAIQDYITGRRVIVTGGAGSIGSELCRQIWEFGPESLIVFDQSEFGVFTLEREFASQYGPQTGVRFIVADVNDEATLDRLFGEERPQVVFHAAAYKHVPLMEDNPQSAIVNNIFGTKTVAAAADRWNVERFVLISTDKAVRPSSVMGATKLLAERFVQALARNSETRFMIVRFGNVLNSLGSVVPTFRKQIESGGPITVTHPDMKRFFMTIPEAVQLVIQAGAIGPSGHVMILDMGEPVRIVDLAKDLILLSGLRCPDDIEIVFSGIRPGEKLEEELFYPAEAGARPIHDKIFCGAAPENVTMLRMLKELNDLEQAIAGPSTRARAALVRLAEGHADRTSLDQEVVRAA, from the coding sequence ATGCCGAATCGCCTCGCCATCATCCTGCCGGTCTACCTCCTGTTGTATTCACTGTCTTACGCCCTCGCGTTCGCAGTGCGTTTCGATTTCGACGTCCCTCGCGAGTTCGTTACCGTCGCCTGGACGACGCTTCCCTTCGTGCTGGCGATCAAGTTCGGGTTCTGCCTGCTCTTTCGCGAGTGGAAGGGAACCTATCGCTACGTCACGGTCACCGATCTTGCCGCGCTCGGCGCAGTGGCCCTGTGCAGCGCACTGGGCATCCTGCTGATTGACGGCCTGATCCTGTCCGGCGTGCAGATCCCCCGCGCCGTCGTCTGTGCCGATCTCGCCCTCAGCCTGCTGGCGGTCGGCGTCCTCCGAACTTCCTACAGGGCCTACATCGAACTCGTCCGCCCCCGCGTGATCAAACGCAAGAAGCAGCGGGCCCTGATCTACGGAGTGCAGCCGGCCTCCCTGGCCATCCTGAGGATGCTCCAGGCGACCCAGCCCATCGAAAACAAGTACCGGATGAAGGGCTTCATCGATCCGGGGCTCGAAACTCAGAAATCCTGGATTGGCGGCCTGCCGGTGTTTCCCGCGGCCACCGACTGGAAACAGCTTCGCCGGGAAACCAAGGCCCGGCATCTGCTGATCCCGGGGGGAACTCCCGGGCGCATCGTCCGCGACCTGCTTCATCAGTGCGCCCAGAACGGCATTCGCGCGCATGTCATTCCGATGGTGGATGACATGATTCATGGCCGCTTCACGCTCGGCGTCCGCGACGTCACCGTAAACGACCTCCTCCGCCGCGAACCCAACCAGCTCGACCTCGGCGCGATCCAGGATTACATCACCGGACGCCGGGTCATCGTCACCGGCGGAGCGGGAAGCATCGGCAGCGAACTCTGCCGGCAGATCTGGGAATTCGGCCCGGAATCGCTCATCGTTTTCGACCAGTCCGAATTCGGCGTCTTCACGCTCGAACGGGAATTCGCCAGTCAGTACGGCCCGCAGACCGGCGTCCGCTTCATCGTCGCCGATGTGAACGACGAAGCGACCCTCGATCGCCTCTTCGGAGAAGAACGCCCCCAGGTCGTGTTCCACGCCGCGGCGTACAAGCATGTCCCGCTGATGGAGGACAATCCCCAGTCGGCAATCGTCAACAACATCTTCGGCACCAAGACGGTCGCCGCCGCGGCAGATCGCTGGAATGTCGAACGCTTCGTCCTCATCTCTACCGACAAGGCCGTGCGGCCTTCGAGCGTCATGGGGGCGACGAAACTGCTGGCCGAGCGTTTCGTCCAGGCGCTGGCGCGAAATTCCGAAACGCGGTTCATGATCGTCCGTTTCGGAAACGTCCTCAATTCGCTCGGCTCCGTGGTTCCCACGTTCCGCAAGCAGATCGAGTCCGGCGGTCCGATCACTGTGACGCACCCCGACATGAAGCGGTTCTTCATGACGATCCCGGAAGCCGTCCAGCTCGTGATCCAGGCGGGCGCGATCGGTCCGTCAGGGCATGTCATGATCCTCGATATGGGCGAGCCCGTCCGGATTGTCGATCTCGCCAAGGATCTGATCCTGCTGTCCGGGCTGCGCTGTCCCGACGACATTGAAATCGTGTTCTCCGGCATCCGGCCTGGCGAGAAACTCGAGGAAGAGCTTTTCTACCCTGCCGAAGCCGGCGCCCGCCCCATCCACGACAAGATCTTCTGCGGCGCCGCGCCGGAGAACGTCACCATGCTGCGGATGCTCAAGGAACTCAACGACCTCGAGCAGGCGATCGCCGGACCTTCCACCCGCGCACGTGCCGCGCTCGTACGCCTGGCAGAAGGACACGCGGACCGCACGTCGCTCGACCAGGAAGTCGTCCGGGCCGCTTGA
- a CDS encoding alpha/beta hydrolase, which yields MLRSVAVILSVAVCSAAHAAPPALPDGFKAVNDLTYAGNENPRQRLNLYVPVEKPAELLPVVVYIHGGGWEGGSKDAADVLSAFLKSGRVAGASVGYRLTNEAHWPSQAHDCKAALRWIHRHGAEYGIDVERIALFGISAGGHLVSLLGTTIGNAELEGEIGEPATSPVRFRCVANFCGPANFLTFESQGSVISGERPGPVMKLFDGKVSERQEAAKAASPELHVSSDDPPFLHIHGTKDPLVPYAQAVAFDKALDAVGVSSTLLTGEEGNHVFSSHQLRETINVFFDRHLHGQDVGIEQGPVAISDKAK from the coding sequence ATGCTTCGCTCTGTTGCGGTCATCCTGTCTGTCGCCGTGTGCAGTGCGGCCCATGCGGCGCCGCCCGCCCTTCCGGACGGATTCAAGGCGGTCAACGACCTCACTTATGCCGGGAACGAGAATCCCCGCCAGCGTTTGAACTTGTACGTGCCTGTCGAGAAGCCGGCCGAGTTGCTTCCCGTCGTCGTTTATATCCACGGGGGAGGCTGGGAAGGGGGGAGCAAAGATGCGGCCGACGTCCTGAGTGCCTTCCTGAAGAGCGGCCGTGTCGCAGGGGCGTCCGTGGGATATCGCCTGACGAATGAGGCGCACTGGCCTTCACAGGCTCACGACTGCAAGGCGGCCTTGCGCTGGATTCACAGACACGGCGCTGAATACGGCATTGATGTCGAGCGGATCGCGCTCTTCGGGATTTCGGCTGGAGGACACCTGGTGAGCCTGCTGGGAACAACCATTGGCAATGCTGAACTGGAAGGGGAGATCGGCGAACCTGCGACGTCGCCCGTCCGCTTCCGGTGCGTTGCGAATTTCTGTGGTCCGGCCAATTTCCTGACGTTCGAGAGCCAGGGGAGCGTGATCAGCGGCGAGCGGCCGGGGCCGGTAATGAAGCTGTTTGACGGAAAGGTGAGTGAGCGACAGGAGGCCGCGAAGGCCGCGTCCCCGGAACTGCATGTGTCGAGCGACGATCCGCCGTTCCTGCACATCCACGGGACCAAAGACCCGCTTGTCCCATATGCGCAGGCGGTCGCGTTCGACAAGGCGCTCGACGCCGTCGGTGTTTCCAGCACCTTGCTCACGGGCGAGGAGGGGAACCACGTGTTCAGTTCCCACCAGTTGCGGGAGACCATCAACGTGTTCTTCGATCGCCATCTGCACGGGCAGGATGTCGGGATCGAACAAGGTCCCGTCGCAATCAGCGACAAAGCGAAGTAG
- a CDS encoding helix-turn-helix transcriptional regulator, whose product MGSTDKIRRILTLVERLQSGRLYNAPELADFCNVSHRTIFRDLKVLQQSGVPVLYDDERRGYFMPAASFLPPTDLTLQEALALIILTQELGDRDKGIPFQEAARSASLKFLSNIAGQLKSYLGDVASAVHVRMERRHKLDRARPHFELLQQSVAEKRKVRLRYNSLYDGREIGLLLSPYAMFFSRRSWYAIGRSSLYRSIRTFHVGRILESTLTDDSFKPPPRFSVARYLGNAWHMIREPEQRADIVVRFQPRVATNVAEVTWHPTQRIVHRGDGTVDFCVTVEGIREIAWWILGYGDQAEVIKPRELRQLVAQHVRGMASIYRMDDGAAHRTRKRAR is encoded by the coding sequence ATGGGCTCCACAGACAAGATCCGGCGGATTCTGACGCTCGTGGAGCGACTGCAGTCGGGACGTCTGTACAACGCCCCGGAACTGGCCGACTTCTGCAACGTCAGCCATCGGACCATTTTCCGTGACCTGAAGGTGCTTCAGCAGTCGGGGGTGCCGGTTCTCTACGACGACGAGCGTCGGGGTTATTTCATGCCGGCCGCCTCGTTTCTTCCGCCGACCGACCTGACGCTCCAGGAAGCGCTGGCACTGATCATCCTGACGCAGGAGCTAGGGGACCGGGACAAGGGGATTCCGTTTCAGGAGGCGGCCCGCAGTGCGTCGCTCAAGTTTCTCAGCAACATTGCAGGACAGCTCAAGTCGTACCTTGGCGACGTCGCCTCTGCGGTTCACGTCCGGATGGAACGCAGGCACAAGCTGGACCGGGCACGTCCGCATTTTGAACTGCTTCAGCAGAGTGTTGCTGAGAAGCGGAAGGTGCGGCTGCGCTACAACAGCCTGTATGACGGGCGTGAAATCGGGCTGCTGCTCAGCCCGTATGCGATGTTCTTCTCGCGACGGTCGTGGTACGCCATCGGGCGGTCATCGCTGTACCGCTCGATCCGGACGTTTCACGTCGGGCGAATTCTCGAATCGACACTCACGGACGATTCGTTCAAGCCACCGCCGCGGTTCTCTGTCGCCCGGTACCTTGGCAACGCATGGCATATGATCCGCGAGCCTGAACAGCGCGCCGATATCGTCGTCCGTTTTCAGCCCCGTGTGGCTACGAACGTCGCCGAAGTGACGTGGCATCCCACGCAGAGAATCGTGCACCGGGGGGATGGAACTGTCGATTTCTGCGTGACCGTGGAGGGGATCAGGGAAATCGCCTGGTGGATTCTCGGATACGGCGACCAGGCCGAAGTGATCAAGCCTCGCGAACTCCGGCAGCTGGTTGCGCAGCACGTGCGGGGCATGGCATCGATCTATCGCATGGACGACGGGGCCGCGCATCGAACGCGGAAACGCGCCCGCTGA